In one Candidatus Woesearchaeota archaeon genomic region, the following are encoded:
- a CDS encoding M50 family metallopeptidase, which produces MLFTFQEIIDIAIMTAITGYIFKDLFAKRPNPGNYNPLKPIKSNNHFWFAAVAVGSSIILHELGHKFIAIYLGLEATFHAAYSFLILGLLLKLMNFSLIFLVPAYVSHPATTPINSAMIAFAGPATNGLIWLITGLAINKNWIQKKYLSLAYATKYINGFLFIVNMIPFPGIDGYWIFKGLSQTL; this is translated from the coding sequence ATGCTATTCACATTCCAAGAAATTATTGACATTGCAATTATGACTGCAATAACTGGATACATATTCAAGGATTTATTTGCTAAAAGACCAAATCCTGGAAATTACAACCCATTAAAACCTATCAAAAGCAATAATCATTTCTGGTTCGCGGCAGTTGCAGTCGGTTCTTCAATTATCTTGCATGAATTAGGACACAAGTTTATTGCGATTTACCTCGGTTTAGAAGCAACATTCCATGCAGCATACAGTTTCTTAATATTAGGATTATTATTAAAACTAATGAATTTCAGCTTAATTTTCTTAGTGCCTGCTTATGTAAGTCACCCTGCCACAACTCCAATTAACAGCGCAATGATTGCATTTGCCGGACCTGCAACAAACGGATTAATATGGTTAATAACGGGATTAGCAATAAATAAAAACTGGATACAAAAAAAATATTTATCACTTGCATATGCAACCAAATATATAAATGGGTTTTTATTCATTGTAAACATGATACCATTTCCCGGAATTGATGGGTACTGGATATTTAAAGGCCTATCCCAGACTTTATAA
- a CDS encoding metallophosphoesterase family protein, producing MAKKSDKQKNSEEITAGSIVGASDQDLKRLEKLLHKHNMSPAELEAILKSGRYKPSQVEKLDFGTNVKKIRYGYFSDAHIGHKKFHEDLWDLMVRTFKSASVQFIVDTGDHLEGMSGRPGHIYELNQMGYQQQMEYAAELYNQLPVKVFGIDGNHDQWYFKKNDGGAIVGADLEKRVMLFKHLGQDEGDLELAPGIILKLFHPNDGSAYAISYKLQKLVESFSGGEKPAIVHQGHYHKAMYMFTRNVHAFESGTLCGQSSFMRGKKLPAHMGFGIVDVWINPKGPKKGVTRLQHEWIPYYESSHKHTIL from the coding sequence ATGGCAAAAAAATCTGATAAACAAAAAAATTCTGAAGAAATAACTGCGGGGTCAATAGTTGGTGCAAGTGATCAAGATTTAAAAAGGTTAGAGAAGTTACTTCATAAACATAATATGAGCCCTGCTGAATTGGAAGCAATTTTAAAATCGGGCCGTTATAAACCTTCACAAGTTGAAAAATTAGATTTTGGGACCAATGTTAAAAAGATAAGATATGGTTATTTTTCTGATGCGCATATAGGCCATAAAAAATTTCATGAAGATTTATGGGATTTAATGGTGCGAACTTTTAAAAGTGCAAGTGTTCAATTTATAGTTGATACGGGGGATCATTTAGAGGGCATGAGCGGCAGACCTGGACATATTTATGAACTTAATCAAATGGGGTATCAGCAACAAATGGAATATGCTGCAGAACTTTATAATCAATTACCAGTTAAGGTTTTTGGCATTGATGGAAACCATGATCAGTGGTATTTTAAAAAAAATGATGGTGGGGCTATAGTTGGCGCTGATTTAGAAAAGAGGGTAATGCTTTTTAAACATTTGGGACAGGATGAAGGGGATTTAGAGCTTGCGCCCGGTATAATCTTAAAATTATTTCATCCTAACGATGGGTCAGCTTATGCGATCAGTTATAAGTTACAAAAATTAGTTGAATCTTTTTCAGGCGGAGAGAAACCTGCGATTGTTCATCAAGGACATTATCATAAAGCTATGTATATGTTTACCCGAAATGTCCATGCTTTTGAAAGTGGCACTTTATGCGGTCAATCAAGTTTTATGAGGGGGAAAAAATTGCCTGCTCATATGGGTTTTGGTATTGTTGATGTTTGGATTAATCCGAAAGGTCCAAAGAAAGGAGTTACAAGACTTCAACATGAGTGGATACCCTATTATGAATCTAGTCATAAACATACCATATTATGA
- the gatE gene encoding Glu-tRNA(Gln) amidotransferase subunit GatE produces the protein MELDYIKLGLKIGLEIHQQLDTHKLFCNCPSDLRDDKPDIIFKRKIRASAGETGSVDIAAVMEKEKGLSFIYEGYSDTNCLVELDEEPPGALNLEALEIVLQVAKMLNAKVSDRIEFMRKTIANGSVTAGFQRTGLVAVEGKLHFDFGDVGVPTILLEEEAAKEVESTPDIVTWRLDRLGIPLIELSTAPEIYTPEQCREVAAYIGMILRSTGKAKRGLGTIRQDININIAGADRVEIKGVQDLRMIPKIVEYEVIRQKSLIDISKKVPQKIRVSEIYDLSKLFIGSDSKVIKNALEKVGVVLGIKLEGLHGFLGQEIQPGRRLGTEVSDWAKARGGVGGIFHSDELPKYGITDTDVENIKNMLEYKDGDAFVIVADLPDKSNRALYGVIDRVKLLPKGVIKQVRKVNTDATTSFMRLMPGAARMYPETDILPVVPDLLGIKLPELISEKSLRYEKEFGLSKDLAQLVAKSEQFLPFEKFCGEFKNIKPAFIAETYLKSEKAVKHVYAVDIGPSDEDFNILFSALDSGKIAKDSILEILSKNKPVNQVIDNFKLMDDNMLEDCIKQIVSKNKGLPFNALIGKVMAKLKGKADGKKAVELLNKIFNLDQNYSKSH, from the coding sequence ATGGAACTTGATTATATAAAATTGGGGTTGAAAATTGGTCTTGAGATTCACCAGCAGTTAGATACTCATAAATTATTTTGTAATTGTCCTTCGGATTTGAGAGATGATAAACCAGATATAATATTTAAACGAAAAATACGCGCATCTGCAGGTGAAACCGGTTCAGTTGATATTGCAGCTGTAATGGAAAAGGAAAAAGGTTTAAGCTTTATATATGAAGGATATTCTGATACAAATTGCCTAGTTGAGCTTGATGAAGAACCTCCGGGCGCGTTAAATTTAGAAGCCTTGGAAATAGTTTTACAAGTTGCTAAAATGTTAAATGCGAAAGTTTCTGATAGAATTGAGTTTATGAGAAAAACTATTGCGAATGGATCAGTTACAGCTGGGTTTCAGAGAACTGGTTTAGTGGCAGTTGAAGGTAAATTGCATTTTGATTTCGGGGATGTCGGAGTTCCAACAATATTGCTTGAAGAAGAAGCAGCTAAGGAAGTTGAAAGTACACCTGATATTGTAACCTGGCGTTTAGACCGATTGGGGATTCCATTAATTGAATTGTCTACTGCGCCAGAGATTTATACTCCCGAACAATGCAGGGAAGTTGCAGCATATATCGGAATGATTTTGCGCAGCACAGGTAAAGCTAAACGTGGGCTTGGTACAATTAGGCAAGATATTAATATTAATATTGCTGGAGCTGATAGGGTTGAAATTAAGGGCGTACAAGATTTGAGAATGATTCCAAAAATTGTTGAATATGAAGTTATAAGACAAAAAAGTTTAATTGATATTTCTAAAAAAGTTCCACAAAAAATTAGAGTTAGTGAGATTTATGATTTATCTAAACTGTTTATTGGTTCGGATTCGAAGGTAATTAAAAATGCTTTAGAAAAAGTCGGAGTGGTTCTGGGAATTAAATTAGAAGGTTTACATGGTTTTTTAGGCCAAGAAATCCAGCCTGGCCGAAGGTTAGGTACAGAAGTATCGGATTGGGCCAAAGCAAGGGGGGGCGTCGGAGGAATATTTCATTCAGACGAACTTCCTAAATATGGTATAACTGATACTGATGTAGAAAATATTAAAAATATGTTAGAATATAAAGATGGAGACGCTTTTGTTATTGTTGCGGATTTACCTGATAAAAGCAATCGTGCTTTATATGGCGTAATTGACAGAGTTAAACTATTGCCCAAAGGCGTAATTAAACAGGTGCGAAAGGTTAATACTGACGCAACAACAAGCTTTATGCGTTTAATGCCCGGGGCTGCCAGAATGTATCCTGAGACTGATATATTACCCGTTGTTCCAGATTTATTAGGGATAAAGTTGCCTGAATTGATAAGTGAAAAATCATTAAGATATGAAAAAGAGTTTGGATTAAGTAAAGATTTGGCGCAACTTGTTGCTAAATCTGAACAATTTTTACCGTTTGAAAAGTTTTGTGGCGAATTTAAAAATATAAAACCGGCATTTATTGCAGAGACTTACCTCAAAAGTGAAAAAGCCGTTAAGCATGTGTATGCTGTTGATATTGGCCCATCAGATGAAGACTTTAATATTTTATTTAGTGCGCTTGATAGCGGAAAAATTGCTAAAGATTCCATATTAGAAATTCTTTCTAAAAATAAACCAGTTAATCAAGTGATTGATAATTTTAAATTAATGGATGATAATATGCTGGAAGATTGCATCAAACAAATTGTTTCTAAAAATAAAGGACTGCCTTTTAACGCATTGATTGGCAAAGTTATGGCAAAATTGAAGGGTAAGGCAGATGGAAAAAAAGCAGTTGAATTATTGAATAAAATTTTTAATCTTGATCAAAATTATTCTAAATCGCATTAA